One Ignavibacteria bacterium DNA segment encodes these proteins:
- a CDS encoding nucleotidyltransferase family protein translates to MRAMILAAGFGTRLKPITAHTPKALIEINGTPLIELQIKKILSLGFSEIIINVHHLADKIIEFVNSKSWNGANIEISTEEKILETGGGLKKASWFFAGDEPFLVHNVDIITNLNIQRMIDIHQEAESLSTIAVRRRNTKRYFLIDEEKNLCGWKSIDKNETLLKRKPVGEISELSFMGVHMMSPKIFSFMPSEEKFSLVDLYLNLAEKELPVKAFEDNNSEWLDIGRKENLLIAKNIANKVFQ, encoded by the coding sequence ATGCGAGCAATGATTTTAGCCGCAGGCTTTGGCACAAGATTAAAACCAATCACAGCACACACCCCAAAAGCTCTAATAGAAATTAATGGGACGCCTTTAATAGAATTACAAATAAAAAAAATTCTCTCTCTCGGCTTTTCGGAGATTATCATCAATGTTCATCATTTGGCTGATAAAATAATTGAGTTCGTTAATTCAAAATCCTGGAATGGAGCGAATATTGAAATTTCCACCGAAGAAAAAATACTCGAAACAGGAGGAGGATTAAAAAAAGCTTCATGGTTTTTTGCAGGTGATGAACCATTTCTTGTTCACAATGTTGATATAATTACAAACCTCAATATCCAACGAATGATCGATATTCATCAGGAAGCGGAGTCGCTTTCAACTATCGCGGTCAGACGGAGGAATACAAAAAGATATTTTTTAATCGATGAAGAAAAAAATCTCTGCGGCTGGAAATCGATCGACAAAAATGAAACATTATTAAAACGAAAACCAGTCGGAGAGATTTCAGAACTTTCTTTCATGGGCGTTCACATGATGTCGCCAAAAATATTTTCTTTCATGCCAAGTGAAGAAAAATTCTCTCTGGTAGATTTATACTTGAATCTCGCAGAAAAAGAATTACCTGTGAAGGCATTTGAAGATAACAACTCCGAATGGTTGGATATCGGGAGGAAAGAAAACCTGCTTATCGCAAAAAATATAGCCAATAAAGTCTTTCAGTGA
- a CDS encoding phosphotransferase enzyme family protein produces MDKKLEQNLTKLFTEWCSESVKEISPLPLSGSDRRYFRIHGSHKTAMGVYNPDRSENIAFLTFSRHFKLKGLNVPQIYSEDLNNHIYLEQDLGDETLFSLLVKTREKENFSENLIKLYKEIISIMPRFQIVAGKDLDYSVCYPRGSFDRQSMMWDLNYFKYYFLKLAKISFDEQKLEDDFQKFCDFLLEAPQDFFLYRDFQSRNIMIFNEKPYFIDYQGGRKGALQYDIASLLFDAKADIPNQIREELLTHYMNEVGKFIKVDSKKFMQFYYGYVLIRITQALGAYGFRGFYERKEHFLKSVPYAIQNLEWLLQHADLPVQIPSLMKAWEKLVQSSYLRQFGDVNLRLTVRIQSFSYKRGIPWDERGHGGGYVFDCRSLPNPGRYKEYERLTGNDREVIEFFGKEKEMEEFLSHTISLVKHSIENYQKRNFTDLFVSFGCTGGQHRSVFCANKLAEHLKSKYDITIEIRHRELESLS; encoded by the coding sequence TTGGATAAGAAACTAGAACAAAATCTTACAAAACTATTTACAGAATGGTGTAGCGAATCGGTGAAGGAAATCTCCCCTCTCCCGCTTTCTGGATCAGACAGAAGATATTTCAGAATTCACGGCTCACACAAAACTGCTATGGGTGTTTATAATCCTGACCGAAGTGAGAATATTGCTTTTCTAACTTTTTCCAGGCATTTCAAATTAAAAGGATTGAATGTCCCTCAAATCTATTCGGAAGATCTTAATAATCATATTTACCTTGAGCAGGATCTTGGTGATGAAACTCTCTTCTCTTTATTAGTAAAAACGCGAGAGAAAGAAAACTTTTCAGAGAATCTCATCAAATTATATAAAGAGATCATCAGCATTATGCCGAGATTTCAAATTGTTGCAGGAAAGGACTTGGATTATTCAGTCTGTTATCCACGCGGTAGTTTTGATCGCCAATCGATGATGTGGGATTTGAATTACTTCAAATACTATTTTTTGAAGCTTGCCAAAATATCTTTTGATGAACAGAAGCTGGAAGATGACTTTCAGAAGTTTTGTGATTTTTTGTTAGAAGCTCCACAGGACTTTTTTCTTTACAGAGATTTTCAATCCAGAAACATAATGATCTTTAATGAAAAGCCGTACTTCATCGATTATCAAGGAGGCCGAAAGGGTGCCCTTCAATATGATATCGCATCACTTCTGTTCGATGCAAAAGCTGATATCCCAAATCAAATCCGCGAAGAACTTTTAACCCATTATATGAACGAAGTGGGGAAGTTCATTAAGGTAGATTCCAAAAAGTTCATGCAATTCTATTATGGATATGTTCTTATTAGGATCACTCAAGCACTTGGTGCTTATGGATTTAGAGGATTTTATGAACGGAAGGAACATTTCTTAAAAAGCGTTCCTTATGCAATCCAAAATCTCGAATGGCTTCTGCAGCATGCTGATCTGCCTGTTCAAATTCCATCATTAATGAAAGCATGGGAAAAACTTGTTCAGTCTTCGTATCTAAGGCAATTCGGTGATGTGAATCTTAGACTGACAGTTCGAATTCAAAGTTTCTCATACAAAAGAGGAATCCCTTGGGATGAAAGAGGACACGGCGGAGGATATGTTTTTGACTGTCGTTCATTACCCAATCCCGGCAGATATAAAGAGTATGAGAGACTAACGGGCAACGATCGAGAGGTAATAGAATTTTTTGGAAAAGAAAAAGAGATGGAAGAATTTCTTTCACACACGATAAGTCTGGTTAAGCATTCGATTGAAAATTATCAAAAGAGAAACTTTACGGATTTGTTTGTATCGTTTGGTTGTACTGGCGGCCAGCACCGCTCAGTTTTTTGTGCGAATAAGCTTGCTGAACATTTAAAATCAAAATATGATATAACTATTGAAATCCGTCATCGTGAACTTGAATCTTTAAGCTGA
- the pdxB gene encoding 4-phosphoerythronate dehydrogenase PdxB: protein MKIIADSKIPFLQGVLEPFAEISYIDPALITNEVVNDADALIIRTRTKCDAKLLENSSVKFIATTTIGFDHIDTTFCDVNGIKWINAPGCNSNSVMQYVASALLTLANQKKFQLNELTIGIVGVGNVGSKIEKLSKIFGMKVLLNDPPRERKEGSGKFVPLDYLIAHSDIITLHVPLNISGLNKTFHLFDHNLIEIFNTDKILINTSRGEVISTDALKNAIKNKKITNCILDVWENEPQIDQELLNMVDIATPHIAGYSIEGKANGTAVCVNAVNSFFYLGLEHNWYPKNLPAANNPLLIEFDSKEKSLYKIIYDCINATYNILDDDYKLRSSTNEFESQRENYPVRREFNYYKVKSSNGSESLRAAIYELGFNLV from the coding sequence ATAAAAATAATCGCAGATTCAAAGATTCCATTTTTGCAGGGAGTATTAGAACCATTCGCAGAAATATCCTACATCGATCCGGCTCTAATCACAAATGAAGTTGTTAATGATGCCGATGCTTTGATCATTAGAACCAGAACAAAATGCGATGCAAAGCTTCTTGAAAATTCTTCTGTTAAATTTATTGCAACAACCACTATAGGATTCGACCATATTGATACAACTTTTTGTGATGTGAATGGGATAAAATGGATTAATGCCCCCGGTTGCAATTCGAATTCAGTCATGCAGTATGTGGCGTCAGCATTATTAACTTTAGCTAATCAAAAAAAATTCCAGCTAAACGAACTGACAATTGGGATTGTAGGAGTAGGAAATGTCGGAAGCAAAATTGAGAAGCTTAGTAAAATTTTTGGAATGAAAGTTTTGTTAAATGATCCCCCCCGCGAAAGAAAAGAAGGAAGCGGAAAATTTGTCCCCTTAGATTATTTGATCGCACATTCCGATATTATCACTTTACATGTACCTCTTAATATTAGTGGACTCAACAAAACATTTCACCTCTTTGATCATAATTTAATTGAAATCTTTAATACTGATAAAATTCTAATTAACACTTCTCGTGGAGAAGTTATCTCCACAGACGCACTTAAAAATGCGATTAAAAATAAAAAGATTACGAACTGTATTTTGGATGTTTGGGAAAATGAGCCGCAGATTGATCAAGAGCTTTTAAATATGGTTGACATTGCCACTCCCCACATTGCAGGATATTCTATCGAGGGAAAAGCAAACGGAACTGCAGTTTGTGTTAATGCAGTAAATAGTTTTTTTTATTTAGGACTTGAGCATAACTGGTATCCAAAAAACCTTCCGGCAGCAAATAATCCGTTATTGATTGAGTTTGACAGCAAAGAAAAATCGCTTTATAAGATTATTTATGATTGTATAAATGCGACTTACAATATTCTTGATGATGATTATAAGTTACGAAGCTCGACCAATGAATTCGAGAGTCAACGGGAGAACTATCCTGTCAGGAGAGAATTTAACTATTATAAAGTCAAATCAAGTAATGGTAGTGAAAGTCTAAGAGCTGCTATTTATGAACTGGGATTTAATTTAGTTTAG
- a CDS encoding GIY-YIG nuclease family protein, translating into MKKHWVYILISDRGRRYIGSTSNLEQRISQHSRKHKGFTGTREAWELEIAVECESILDARGLESKLKSFKNSTKAIEYLKKAQG; encoded by the coding sequence ATGAAGAAACATTGGGTGTACATACTGATTTCGGATAGAGGAAGACGATATATCGGTTCAACATCAAACTTAGAGCAGCGAATTTCTCAACATAGTCGAAAGCATAAAGGATTTACAGGGACAAGAGAGGCTTGGGAGTTAGAAATTGCAGTGGAATGTGAATCAATTCTTGATGCAAGAGGATTAGAGTCAAAATTGAAATCATTCAAGAATTCTACAAAAGCAATTGAATATCTAAAGAAAGCTCAGGGGTAG
- a CDS encoding 1-deoxy-D-xylulose-5-phosphate reductoisomerase, whose product MQNIAIFGSTGSIGRSSLEVISKYPDKFKVSYLTTHKNIELLVSQAREFNPDAVVVTDNQAYGKLTEQNLLRCEVLPISGLIQIAKSDNVDIVIAAMVGFAGMESTIEAVKNKKRIALANKETLVVAGHLITELAKENGVEIIPVDSEHSAVFQCLVGEKINSLNKLILTASGGPFLKRQADEFQNITIDEALAHPNWKMGTKITIDSATMMNKGLEVIEARWLFGIGHEKIDVLVHPQSIIHSMVEFTDGSIKAQLGIPDMKLPIQYALSYPERLDHNFSPMDFSKHSTLTFEEPDLLKFRCLDLAYKSLDSGGTYPVVLNAANEVAVEKFLTKKITFDKIPNIIESALEKNKFNSNPDLEEIIECDKVTRDICNNFA is encoded by the coding sequence ATTCAAAATATTGCAATTTTTGGATCGACTGGATCTATTGGCCGTTCAAGCTTAGAAGTTATTTCAAAGTATCCAGACAAATTCAAAGTTTCTTACCTTACAACGCACAAGAATATTGAGTTACTTGTTTCTCAAGCACGCGAGTTCAATCCAGATGCTGTTGTTGTCACTGATAACCAGGCATACGGAAAACTCACTGAACAAAATTTATTAAGGTGCGAAGTTCTCCCCATCTCTGGATTGATTCAAATTGCAAAAAGCGATAATGTCGATATTGTAATCGCAGCTATGGTCGGATTCGCCGGGATGGAATCAACTATAGAAGCCGTTAAAAACAAAAAGAGAATTGCATTAGCAAACAAAGAAACGCTTGTTGTAGCAGGACATTTAATTACTGAGCTTGCAAAGGAAAACGGAGTTGAAATTATTCCTGTAGACTCTGAACATTCTGCAGTGTTTCAATGTTTGGTCGGTGAGAAGATTAATAGTCTGAATAAGTTGATTTTAACTGCATCAGGCGGGCCTTTTTTAAAACGGCAAGCTGATGAATTCCAAAACATAACTATCGATGAAGCTCTTGCCCATCCAAATTGGAAAATGGGAACTAAAATTACAATCGATTCCGCCACAATGATGAACAAAGGTCTCGAGGTTATCGAAGCCCGATGGTTGTTTGGAATTGGTCATGAGAAAATCGATGTTTTGGTTCATCCTCAATCAATAATTCATTCGATGGTTGAATTTACTGATGGATCAATAAAAGCTCAGCTTGGAATTCCTGACATGAAGCTCCCGATTCAATATGCTCTAAGCTACCCTGAACGATTGGATCATAATTTTTCACCTATGGATTTTTCTAAACATTCCACTCTGACTTTTGAAGAACCTGATTTACTCAAATTTAGATGTTTAGATCTAGCATATAAATCTCTCGATTCCGGTGGCACATATCCAGTAGTGTTGAATGCCGCTAACGAAGTCGCTGTAGAAAAATTTTTAACAAAAAAAATTACGTTTGATAAGATCCCAAATATTATTGAAAGTGCATTGGAAAAAAACAAATTTAACTCCAATCCCGATTTGGAGGAAATTATTGAATGTGACAAAGTTACTCGTGATATTTGTAATAATTTTGCTTAA
- the rseP gene encoding RIP metalloprotease RseP, whose amino-acid sequence MELFNSIFYFVLTIGILITVHEFGHFIAAKLSKMRVDAFAVGFGQRLFGYNKLKGFSFGSLPKDIDLEGNTDYRLCILPLGGYVKVAGMIDESLDREFLNNEPQPWEFRSKSTGKKLFVISAGVLMNILLAFLIFWGVNIFKPIQHLKTTEVGYIPSKSAIELAGFKQNDKIISVDGKEVKYWDEILNHIFIKRIGEEFTAVVERDGKLKTLQVNSNLLQFDKSEGITLLPRQTKVVINQVTSNSRAENAGLKSEDVIVSLNNENIISNKQLIDIISSNPEKSIPMMYARGKDTIATNVIPNEEGKIGILSSMIIDAPVEYESHSFFGAGLQAMKNCYENTLLFFNIVGKVILGKVEFAKAFGGPIRIAQMAAQTADVNLFSFINFIALLSLSLAIINILPFPVLDGGHIIIILLEGIFQREIPSKVKIAIQNVGFVILLLFMAFVIYTDIMNF is encoded by the coding sequence ATGGAACTATTTAATTCGATATTTTACTTTGTACTGACAATTGGCATTTTAATAACAGTTCATGAATTCGGACATTTCATTGCAGCTAAGTTGAGCAAGATGCGCGTTGATGCTTTTGCAGTTGGTTTCGGTCAGCGACTATTTGGTTATAACAAACTCAAAGGATTTTCTTTTGGATCTCTTCCTAAGGATATTGATTTAGAAGGGAACACCGATTACCGATTGTGCATCCTTCCTTTGGGTGGTTATGTGAAAGTTGCAGGAATGATAGATGAAAGTCTCGATAGAGAATTTTTAAATAATGAACCGCAACCATGGGAGTTTCGTTCTAAATCAACAGGAAAAAAATTATTTGTTATCTCTGCTGGAGTATTAATGAATATACTCCTCGCATTTTTAATTTTCTGGGGAGTAAATATTTTCAAGCCTATTCAGCACTTAAAAACAACCGAGGTTGGATACATTCCTTCAAAAAGTGCGATAGAACTTGCTGGATTTAAACAGAACGATAAAATAATTTCTGTCGATGGCAAAGAAGTTAAATATTGGGATGAAATACTCAACCACATTTTCATAAAAAGAATTGGTGAAGAATTTACTGCTGTTGTTGAGAGAGATGGTAAATTAAAGACATTGCAAGTAAACAGTAATTTATTGCAATTCGATAAATCAGAAGGGATAACACTGTTACCGAGACAAACTAAAGTAGTGATAAATCAAGTAACTTCAAATTCACGAGCCGAAAACGCTGGATTAAAAAGCGAAGACGTCATTGTGAGTTTGAATAATGAAAACATAATTTCAAATAAACAGTTAATAGATATTATCAGCAGCAACCCTGAAAAAAGTATCCCGATGATGTATGCAAGAGGCAAAGATACAATCGCAACGAATGTCATACCAAACGAGGAGGGCAAAATTGGAATTTTAAGTTCAATGATAATAGATGCGCCTGTTGAATATGAATCTCATTCATTTTTTGGTGCCGGGTTGCAGGCAATGAAAAATTGTTATGAAAACACTCTCTTATTTTTCAACATAGTTGGGAAGGTAATTTTGGGCAAGGTAGAATTCGCAAAAGCATTCGGCGGACCGATCCGTATTGCTCAAATGGCGGCACAAACAGCGGATGTTAATCTTTTCAGCTTTATTAATTTTATTGCACTGCTGAGTTTAAGTTTAGCTATTATTAATATTCTCCCATTTCCGGTTCTCGATGGAGGACATATAATTATAATTTTATTAGAAGGAATATTTCAGAGAGAAATTCCATCAAAAGTTAAAAT